One region of Octopus sinensis linkage group LG30, ASM634580v1, whole genome shotgun sequence genomic DNA includes:
- the LOC115226553 gene encoding zinc finger protein 235-like, with protein MRQLTVEKTTRAHKNYQVICFRFTSLYADFKENERFHPQKKHIRIHAVEEPYICDTCGKSFSNSSNLIIHRRSHTGERPYHCDYCGKSFARRSDCSSLKSHRSIHMGEKPHHCDICGKSFSRSSHLSSHQHIHTG; from the exons ATGCGTCAACTGACAGTTGAGAAGACAACACGTGCTCACAAAAATTACCAAGTAATTTGTTTTCGTTTTACGAGTCTTTATGCTGATTTCAAAGAAAATGAACGTTTCCACCCTCAAAA AAAACACATTCGTATTCATGCAGTAGAGGAGCCATAcatttgtgatacctgtggtaaatcattctctaacagTAGTAATTTAATTATACACAGACgtagtcatacaggagagagaccgtATCATTGTGATTACTGTGGTAAGTCATTTGCTCGAAGGAGTGAC tgTAGTAGCCTAAAATCCCATAGAAGTATTCATATGGGAGAgaagccacatcactgtgatatctgtggtaaatcattctctcgaagtagtCACTTATCTAGTCACCAGCATATTCATAcaggatag